One window of the Corynebacterium glutamicum ATCC 13032 genome contains the following:
- a CDS encoding MFS transporter, translating into MSSSPPESATPQIKYGLLVVTLASAGITVSLAQTLVIPIIGRLPEIFNTTAANASWIITVTLLVGAVATPVMGRLADMYGKKKMMLISLVPFILGSVICAVSVDLIPMIIGRGFQGLGSGLIPLGISLMHDLLPREKAGSAIALMSSSMGIGGALGLPLAAAIAQFASWRVLFWFTALVALTVGAVIWKAIPARPRIVRSGGFDYFGALGLAMGLIALLLAVSKGSEWGWRSALTIGLFVAALVILVGWGWFETRQKSPLIDLRTTIRATVLMTNIASILIGFTMYGMNLILPQVMQLPVILGYGLGQSMLQMGIWLIPMGLGMMLISNAGAAISAAHGPRVTLTIAGVVIAVGYALTATVLFTIGNRTPGGDADNALILTTLVLFSVCSLVVGIGIGLAFGSMPALIMGAVPATEKAAANGFNSLMRSLGTTGSSAVIGAVLAGMMSGGVPTLGGFMTTLIIGCCAALVAAVISYFIPTTTTVVEAK; encoded by the coding sequence ATGTCATCGAGTCCTCCCGAATCAGCCACACCACAGATCAAATACGGCCTGCTGGTGGTCACTCTCGCCTCAGCTGGTATCACTGTTTCCCTAGCGCAGACCCTGGTTATTCCGATCATTGGTCGGTTGCCCGAGATCTTCAACACCACGGCTGCTAATGCCTCTTGGATCATTACTGTGACGCTGTTGGTGGGCGCAGTGGCGACTCCTGTGATGGGCAGGCTTGCAGATATGTACGGCAAGAAAAAGATGATGCTCATCTCACTTGTCCCGTTCATTCTTGGATCAGTGATCTGCGCTGTGTCGGTGGATTTGATTCCGATGATCATCGGCCGTGGTTTTCAGGGGCTTGGCTCTGGCCTGATTCCTCTTGGCATTTCTCTCATGCATGATTTGTTGCCCCGGGAGAAAGCAGGGTCTGCCATTGCTTTGATGAGTTCTTCCATGGGCATTGGCGGTGCACTCGGTCTACCGCTGGCTGCTGCTATTGCCCAGTTTGCGTCCTGGCGGGTGCTGTTCTGGTTCACCGCTCTGGTAGCGCTTACAGTTGGCGCGGTCATTTGGAAGGCGATTCCTGCTAGACCCAGGATCGTGAGGAGTGGCGGCTTTGATTATTTCGGTGCTCTCGGCCTTGCAATGGGACTTATCGCATTGTTGCTCGCGGTGTCCAAGGGATCAGAATGGGGCTGGAGAAGTGCCCTGACCATTGGGTTATTCGTGGCAGCGCTGGTGATTTTGGTGGGTTGGGGCTGGTTCGAAACCCGCCAGAAATCCCCTTTGATTGATCTGCGCACCACTATTCGGGCGACCGTGTTGATGACAAATATTGCGTCCATCCTCATCGGTTTCACCATGTATGGAATGAATCTGATCCTGCCTCAGGTCATGCAGCTGCCTGTAATTCTGGGCTACGGTCTAGGCCAGAGCATGCTTCAGATGGGCATCTGGCTGATCCCGATGGGTCTAGGCATGATGTTGATTTCGAATGCAGGTGCAGCCATTAGCGCTGCTCATGGTCCTCGTGTGACGCTGACAATTGCGGGTGTTGTGATCGCAGTCGGTTATGCACTTACTGCCACAGTGTTGTTCACTATCGGCAACCGCACACCGGGAGGAGATGCAGACAACGCACTTATTTTGACCACCCTGGTGCTGTTCTCAGTGTGTAGTCTCGTGGTCGGTATCGGCATTGGCCTGGCATTTGGTTCCATGCCTGCCTTGATCATGGGTGCCGTACCAGCCACGGAGAAAGCCGCAGCGAATGGTTTCAACTCTCTTATGCGTTCACTGGGCACCACCGGCTCATCAGCTGTCATCGGTGCAGTGTTGGCCGGAATGATGAGTGGCGGAGTACCCACCTTAGGGGGATTCATGACCACTCTGATCATCGGATGCTGCGCCGCGCTTGTGGCTGCGGTCATCTCCTATTTCATCCCCACCACAACCACTGTGGTGGAAGCAAAATAA
- a CDS encoding MFS transporter — translation MMNSMSQAIDSKVEAHEGHEGHEGIERGTRNYKRAVFAMLAAGLAAFNGLYCTQALLPTMTEELGITPTESALTVSATTGMLALCIVPASILSEKFGRGRVLTISLTLAIIVGLILPLVPNITALILLRGLQGALLAGTPAVAMTWLSEEIHPKDIGHAMGIYIAGNTVGGLTGRMIPAGLLEVTHWQNALLGSSIAALIFGVIMVVLLPKQRKFQPKNINLRHEISAMAAHWRNPRLALLFGTAFLGMGTFVSLYNYLGFRMIDQFGLSEVLVGAVFIMYLAGTWSSTQAGALREKIGNGSTVIFLSLTMIASMALMGINNLWVTLVALFVFTAAFFALHSSASGWIGIIATKDRAEASSMYLFCYYVGSSVIGWVSGFAFTHLPWLAFIGWLILLLCGVLAICVTLARLARNAN, via the coding sequence ATGATGAACTCCATGAGCCAAGCAATAGATAGCAAGGTCGAGGCACACGAAGGCCACGAAGGCCACGAAGGCATCGAGCGAGGAACACGCAATTACAAGCGCGCTGTGTTTGCGATGCTGGCCGCCGGTCTTGCTGCTTTCAATGGTCTTTATTGCACGCAGGCATTGCTTCCCACCATGACGGAAGAGTTGGGAATTACGCCCACTGAGTCCGCGCTGACGGTGTCGGCTACGACTGGAATGTTGGCGCTGTGTATTGTTCCGGCGTCGATACTTTCGGAGAAATTTGGTCGCGGTCGGGTGCTGACAATTTCACTCACGTTGGCCATCATCGTGGGATTAATTTTGCCGCTTGTCCCCAATATTACTGCTCTCATCCTGCTCAGAGGTCTCCAAGGTGCGCTGCTTGCTGGCACTCCAGCGGTGGCGATGACCTGGTTGTCTGAGGAAATTCACCCCAAGGATATTGGGCATGCGATGGGAATTTACATCGCGGGAAATACTGTCGGCGGGCTCACTGGACGTATGATTCCGGCGGGACTACTTGAAGTAACTCATTGGCAAAACGCACTGCTGGGAAGTTCTATCGCTGCGCTGATCTTCGGCGTAATCATGGTGGTGTTGCTTCCCAAGCAGCGGAAATTCCAGCCGAAGAATATCAATCTGCGCCATGAGATTTCGGCGATGGCTGCTCATTGGCGGAATCCTCGTTTGGCGTTGCTTTTTGGTACTGCGTTTTTGGGCATGGGTACTTTTGTGTCGCTGTACAACTATTTGGGTTTCCGCATGATTGATCAGTTTGGGCTGAGTGAAGTGCTGGTTGGTGCGGTGTTCATCATGTATCTGGCCGGGACCTGGAGTTCCACCCAGGCGGGTGCGTTGAGGGAGAAGATCGGCAATGGGTCAACGGTTATTTTCTTGAGTCTGACGATGATCGCGTCGATGGCACTGATGGGGATTAATAATTTGTGGGTCACGTTGGTTGCCCTGTTTGTGTTTACCGCGGCATTTTTCGCACTGCATTCCAGTGCTTCGGGATGGATCGGAATCATCGCAACGAAGGATCGCGCGGAAGCCTCCAGCATGTATTTGTTCTGTTATTACGTGGGATCCTCGGTGATTGGTTGGGTTTCTGGATTCGCGTTTACGCATTTGCCGTGGTTGGCGTTCATTGGCTGGTTGATTCTGCTTCTTTGCGGAGTGCTGGCGATTTGTGTGACGCTGGCAAGGCTTGCCCGCAACGCCAATTAA
- a CDS encoding DUF6474 family protein, whose product MGIFEAIRAARAKTKAEIKAAEAKVKTEAKNKAKLDLKREKLLVQQEKNLLKVEEKGLKKRNKHELKMAKNILEQKRQGRLNKDKVKRWAGTARVLTPLLLPIIYRLSTEARDQVVKGRARRAGVTAEQLSQFAGHAAALKARIQGVRETAKNSSLPAGFVRDVEERLNELEAAANNSEFMSPQQRNRAHQSISRDLNQVSDQIQDRLLDK is encoded by the coding sequence ATGGGCATCTTCGAAGCCATCCGAGCCGCACGCGCGAAGACCAAAGCTGAGATCAAAGCAGCCGAGGCAAAAGTAAAAACTGAGGCGAAAAACAAAGCAAAGCTAGATCTCAAGCGCGAGAAGCTTCTTGTCCAGCAGGAAAAGAATCTGCTCAAGGTTGAAGAAAAGGGCCTGAAGAAGCGCAACAAGCATGAGCTGAAGATGGCCAAAAATATCCTTGAGCAAAAGCGCCAAGGACGCCTAAACAAAGACAAGGTGAAGCGCTGGGCTGGCACCGCACGTGTGCTCACTCCACTACTGCTGCCTATTATTTATCGACTCTCCACCGAAGCACGCGATCAGGTTGTTAAGGGACGTGCCCGTCGTGCAGGTGTCACCGCGGAGCAGCTTAGCCAATTCGCAGGTCACGCAGCAGCGCTGAAGGCTCGTATTCAAGGTGTTCGCGAAACCGCAAAGAACTCCAGCCTCCCTGCTGGCTTTGTACGCGATGTTGAAGAGCGTCTCAATGAGCTCGAGGCTGCTGCGAATAACTCTGAGTTCATGTCTCCACAGCAGAGGAACCGTGCGCACCAGTCGATCAGTCGTGATCTGAACCAGGTGTCAGATCAGATTCAGGATCGACTACTGGACAAGTAG
- the msrA gene encoding peptide-methionine (S)-S-oxide reductase MsrA: MAWFFAPEPVMVTADEALKGGRHPVLENPAPHTVLGTPVTGPWKEGQQRIWIGLGCFWGVEQMYWQMDGVEGTSVGYAGGFTPNPTYREVCSGRTGHTEIVEVVYDPSKISLEQLVARGLEAHDPTQGFRQGNDVGTQYRSAYYTENEEDAARVKAVVDAYGETLKQHGFGEITTEIGVISPSDYFLAEDYHQQYLDKNPDGYCPHHSTGIPCGVEA; the protein is encoded by the coding sequence ATGGCATGGTTTTTCGCACCCGAACCCGTGATGGTTACCGCTGATGAGGCGCTTAAAGGTGGCAGGCATCCTGTTTTAGAAAATCCTGCGCCGCACACTGTGTTGGGAACTCCTGTGACTGGTCCGTGGAAAGAAGGCCAGCAGCGAATTTGGATTGGCCTTGGTTGTTTCTGGGGTGTGGAGCAAATGTATTGGCAGATGGATGGCGTTGAGGGAACTTCGGTTGGTTACGCCGGCGGTTTCACCCCTAATCCCACTTATCGCGAGGTGTGTTCTGGGCGCACCGGCCACACTGAAATCGTGGAGGTTGTTTACGATCCTTCGAAGATTTCCCTCGAGCAGCTTGTTGCCCGCGGCCTGGAAGCACACGATCCGACTCAGGGTTTCCGCCAGGGTAACGATGTGGGAACGCAGTACCGCTCTGCTTATTACACCGAGAACGAAGAGGACGCTGCGCGCGTAAAAGCCGTGGTCGATGCCTATGGTGAGACGCTGAAGCAGCACGGTTTTGGTGAAATCACCACGGAAATCGGTGTCATTAGCCCGTCTGACTACTTCCTCGCCGAGGATTACCACCAGCAATACCTGGACAAGAATCCCGATGGCTACTGCCCTCATCACTCCACGGGCATCCCGTGCGGGGTAGAAGCTTAA
- a CDS encoding superoxide dismutase, with protein MAVYELPELDYAYDALEPHIAAEIMELHHSKHHATYVAGANAALEALEKAREEGTNPDQIRALSKNLAFNLGGHTNHSVFWKNLSPNGGGEPTGELAEAINRDFGSFAKFQDHFNSAALGLQGSGWAVLGYDHISGRLVIEQLTDQQGNISVDITPVLMLDMWEHAFYLQYKNVKADYVKAVWNVFNWDDAAARFAAASK; from the coding sequence ATGGCTGTATACGAACTCCCAGAACTCGACTACGCATACGACGCTCTCGAGCCACACATCGCCGCTGAAATCATGGAGCTTCACCACTCCAAGCACCACGCAACCTACGTTGCAGGCGCAAATGCAGCACTCGAGGCACTAGAGAAGGCACGCGAAGAGGGCACCAACCCTGACCAGATCCGCGCACTGTCCAAGAACCTTGCATTCAACCTCGGTGGACACACCAACCACTCCGTTTTCTGGAAGAACCTCTCCCCTAACGGTGGTGGCGAGCCTACCGGCGAACTGGCTGAGGCTATCAACCGCGACTTCGGTTCTTTCGCTAAGTTCCAGGATCACTTCAACTCCGCAGCACTCGGCCTGCAGGGCTCCGGCTGGGCAGTTCTCGGCTACGACCACATCTCCGGTCGCCTGGTTATCGAGCAGCTCACCGACCAGCAGGGCAACATCTCCGTCGACATCACCCCAGTTCTGATGCTCGATATGTGGGAGCACGCTTTCTACCTGCAGTACAAGAACGTTAAGGCAGATTACGTCAAGGCTGTTTGGAACGTCTTCAACTGGGACGACGCAGCAGCACGCTTCGCAGCAGCTTCCAAGTAA
- a CDS encoding LysR family transcriptional regulator, with the protein MGNDGGDLRIDDLRSFISVAQSGHLTETAERLGIPQPTLSRRISRVEKHAGTPLFDRAGRKLVLNQRGHAFLNHASAIVAEFNSAATEIKRLMDPEKGTIRLDFMHSLGTWMVPELIRTFRAEHPNVEFQLHQAAAMLLVDRVLADETDLALVGPKPAEVGTSLGWAPLLRQRLALAVPADHRLASFSGQGELPLITAAEEPFVAMRAGFGTRLLMDALAEEAGFVPNVVFESMELTTVAGLVSAGLGVGVVPMDDPYLPTVGIVQRPLSPPAYRELGLVWRLNAGPAPAVDNFRKFVAGSRYALEEG; encoded by the coding sequence ATGGGCAACGACGGCGGAGACCTGCGAATCGACGACCTACGCAGCTTCATTTCAGTCGCTCAATCAGGCCACCTCACCGAAACTGCCGAAAGATTAGGCATCCCGCAGCCCACACTTTCCAGACGAATCAGCCGAGTGGAAAAACACGCAGGCACCCCACTTTTCGACCGCGCCGGCCGCAAACTCGTCCTCAACCAACGAGGCCACGCCTTCCTCAACCACGCCAGCGCCATCGTCGCAGAATTCAACTCCGCCGCAACTGAAATCAAACGCCTCATGGACCCAGAAAAAGGCACAATCCGACTGGACTTCATGCATTCCTTGGGCACTTGGATGGTCCCCGAACTTATCCGAACATTCCGCGCCGAACACCCCAACGTAGAATTCCAACTCCACCAAGCGGCAGCAATGCTCCTGGTAGATCGTGTTTTGGCTGATGAAACTGACCTCGCATTAGTTGGCCCCAAACCTGCCGAGGTTGGTACCTCTTTAGGGTGGGCGCCACTGCTTCGTCAACGACTTGCCCTAGCTGTTCCCGCAGATCACCGGCTTGCCTCCTTTTCTGGCCAAGGAGAATTGCCGTTGATTACTGCGGCGGAAGAACCTTTCGTGGCGATGCGAGCAGGTTTCGGCACCCGACTCCTCATGGATGCATTAGCCGAAGAAGCCGGTTTTGTTCCCAATGTGGTTTTCGAATCCATGGAACTCACCACCGTCGCAGGGCTTGTCAGCGCAGGTCTCGGCGTTGGTGTGGTTCCGATGGATGATCCGTACCTTCCCACAGTGGGAATCGTGCAACGCCCACTTAGTCCACCCGCTTATAGGGAACTAGGTTTGGTGTGGCGACTCAACGCGGGGCCGGCACCTGCGGTGGATAACTTCCGGAAGTTCGTGGCGGGATCGAGGTATGCATTAGAAGAGGGCTGA
- a CDS encoding TM0106 family RecB-like putative nuclease, which produces MQRRARREVGLTEVLDRLPEQPKKRGRIPFTRADLDNDAELAEFETLEAIAAGDTLITGAVFTGTLEGVAWEVQVDVLVRNPDGSYMPVMVSNHRVARPDPHKTMQGIAVTRLGLGQPLELKATLRHHTIDGYRLTLALMGLEEAGAAPESSIGAVVGQDRDWAYLVDVTRYAPAAHRALLTPAPTAPRRVKECATCRFWPKCEPELKAADDISLFLTGDRADTYREKGINTTTALIDANLGEISHVAAAWRAEIPVLRREAHTSAPRFDVEIDVDVEAYLDLGAYLWGAWDGKTYIPFVIWSDLGEAAEGENFARFWSWLKSRRDKARQQGQTFGVFCYASNGENHWMLSTARRFFGKVKGVPDEQEIRSFISSDQWNDMFAVARSQLVGPGGLGLKQLAPAAGFHWEEEDFAGEDSLHAYLIASTAAEPEAEAARAQLLSYNGDDCRATAAVRHWLRQGARTAPVLGNI; this is translated from the coding sequence ATGCAGCGCAGGGCCCGCCGTGAGGTTGGGTTGACGGAAGTTTTGGATCGTCTCCCAGAGCAGCCCAAAAAGCGGGGCCGAATTCCTTTCACCAGGGCAGATCTAGACAATGATGCTGAATTGGCGGAGTTTGAAACCCTCGAAGCAATTGCAGCCGGCGACACCTTGATTACCGGCGCAGTGTTCACGGGCACCCTCGAAGGGGTGGCATGGGAAGTGCAAGTGGATGTCTTGGTGCGCAACCCTGATGGAAGCTACATGCCCGTGATGGTGAGCAATCACCGTGTCGCCCGTCCGGATCCGCACAAAACTATGCAGGGCATTGCCGTCACCCGCCTCGGTTTGGGTCAGCCGCTAGAGCTCAAGGCAACGCTGCGCCACCACACGATCGATGGCTATCGCCTCACCCTCGCGTTGATGGGTTTGGAGGAAGCTGGAGCAGCACCCGAGTCTTCGATCGGCGCCGTCGTGGGACAGGACCGCGATTGGGCATACCTAGTGGATGTCACCCGCTACGCCCCTGCAGCTCACCGCGCGTTGCTGACCCCGGCGCCGACAGCACCTCGACGGGTAAAAGAGTGCGCAACCTGCAGATTCTGGCCCAAATGCGAACCAGAACTCAAAGCCGCCGATGACATCAGCCTCTTCCTCACCGGCGACCGCGCAGACACCTACCGCGAAAAAGGCATCAACACCACAACAGCGCTTATCGACGCCAACCTCGGCGAAATCTCCCACGTCGCTGCCGCCTGGCGCGCCGAAATCCCCGTCCTTCGACGCGAGGCGCACACCAGCGCCCCACGTTTCGATGTGGAAATCGACGTCGATGTGGAAGCCTACCTAGATTTAGGTGCCTATTTGTGGGGAGCTTGGGACGGCAAAACGTACATACCTTTTGTCATTTGGTCCGATCTCGGTGAGGCTGCCGAAGGTGAGAACTTTGCTCGCTTCTGGTCCTGGCTGAAATCGCGCCGGGACAAAGCTCGCCAGCAGGGACAAACCTTCGGTGTGTTCTGCTATGCCAGCAACGGCGAAAACCACTGGATGCTCTCCACTGCTCGCAGATTCTTCGGCAAAGTCAAAGGTGTGCCCGACGAGCAAGAAATCCGCAGCTTCATTAGCTCTGACCAATGGAATGACATGTTTGCTGTCGCGCGCTCCCAACTTGTTGGCCCCGGTGGTTTAGGTCTGAAACAACTCGCGCCGGCAGCTGGATTCCATTGGGAGGAAGAAGACTTCGCAGGTGAAGATAGCCTCCACGCATATCTCATTGCTTCCACGGCTGCCGAACCAGAAGCTGAGGCCGCTCGTGCTCAATTGCTCAGCTACAACGGCGATGATTGCAGGGCCACCGCAGCGGTTCGCCATTGGCTTCGACAAGGTGCGCGCACGGCACCTGTGCTGGGGAATATTTAA
- a CDS encoding cupredoxin domain-containing protein → MVLVIAGIIHPLLPEYRWVLIHLFTLGAITNSIVVWSQHFTEKFLHLKLEESKRPAQLLKIRVLNVGIIVTIIGQMIGQWIVTSVGATIVGGALAWHAGSLASQFRSAKRGQPFASAVIAYVASACCLPFGAFAGALLSKELSGHLQERVLLTHTVINFLGFVGFAALGSLSVLFAAIWRTKIRHNFTPWSVGIMAVSLPIIVTGILLNNGYVAATGLAAYVAAWLLAMVGWGKASISNLSFSTSTSTTAPLWLVGTLVWLAVQAVMHDGELYHVEVPTIALVIGFGAQLLIGVMSYLLPSTMGGGASAVRTGTHILNTAGLFRWTLINGGLAIWLLTDNSWLRVVVSLLSIGALAVFVILLPKAVRAQRGVITKKREPITPPEEPRLNQITAGISVLALILAAFGGLNPGVAPVASSNEDVYAVTITAGDMVFIPDVIEVPAGKSLEVTMLNEDDMVHDLKFANGVQTGRVAPGDEITVTVGDISEDMDGWCTIAGHRAQGMDLEVKVAAPN, encoded by the coding sequence ATGGTTCTGGTAATCGCCGGAATAATCCACCCGCTCCTGCCGGAATACCGTTGGGTTCTCATTCACCTTTTCACCCTTGGTGCCATCACCAATTCGATTGTGGTGTGGTCGCAGCATTTCACGGAAAAGTTTCTGCATTTAAAGCTTGAGGAATCGAAACGCCCTGCGCAGCTACTGAAAATTCGGGTGCTGAATGTGGGAATTATCGTCACGATTATTGGGCAGATGATCGGTCAGTGGATCGTCACCAGTGTCGGCGCGACGATTGTGGGCGGTGCTTTGGCGTGGCACGCAGGCAGTTTGGCATCACAGTTCCGGAGCGCAAAACGCGGTCAGCCTTTCGCGTCGGCAGTGATCGCGTATGTTGCCAGCGCGTGCTGCCTGCCGTTTGGCGCATTTGCCGGAGCGTTGTTGTCCAAGGAGCTGTCGGGACATCTCCAGGAACGAGTCCTTCTCACCCACACGGTGATTAATTTTCTAGGTTTCGTGGGATTTGCTGCGCTCGGTTCGCTGTCGGTGCTGTTCGCCGCGATTTGGCGCACCAAAATTCGCCACAATTTCACCCCGTGGTCTGTGGGGATCATGGCGGTGAGCCTGCCGATCATCGTCACGGGCATCCTGCTCAACAACGGCTATGTCGCCGCCACAGGCCTGGCCGCGTACGTGGCAGCATGGTTGCTGGCCATGGTGGGGTGGGGGAAGGCGTCGATAAGCAATTTAAGCTTTTCGACGTCCACCTCCACCACCGCACCCCTTTGGCTCGTGGGCACGCTTGTGTGGCTGGCGGTGCAGGCGGTGATGCATGACGGCGAGCTTTACCATGTGGAAGTTCCCACGATTGCGCTGGTCATCGGCTTTGGCGCGCAGCTTCTGATCGGTGTGATGAGTTATCTACTGCCGTCGACGATGGGTGGCGGCGCGAGCGCGGTGCGGACTGGAACGCACATTTTAAACACTGCGGGGCTGTTTAGGTGGACGCTGATCAACGGTGGCCTGGCGATTTGGCTGCTCACCGACAATTCGTGGCTGCGCGTCGTGGTGTCTCTGCTGAGTATCGGAGCGTTGGCAGTTTTTGTCATTCTGCTGCCCAAGGCTGTGCGGGCGCAGCGCGGAGTGATCACCAAAAAGCGCGAACCAATTACTCCGCCGGAGGAGCCTCGACTCAATCAAATTACCGCGGGAATCTCTGTGCTTGCCCTGATTTTGGCAGCATTCGGTGGGCTCAACCCCGGTGTTGCGCCGGTGGCAAGCTCAAATGAAGACGTCTATGCTGTGACCATTACCGCAGGTGACATGGTGTTTATCCCTGATGTGATTGAAGTGCCTGCTGGTAAATCACTCGAAGTCACGATGCTCAACGAAGACGACATGGTGCACGATCTGAAATTTGCCAACGGTGTGCAAACCGGACGTGTGGCGCCAGGTGATGAAATTACGGTGACCGTCGGCGATATTTCCGAAGACATGGACGGCTGGTGCACCATCGCTGGGCACCGCGCGCAAGGAATGGATCTGGAAGTAAAGGTTGCGGCTCCGAATTAA